The window CATGAAAAGCCCATTTCCTGTTCCTCTCCTGGGAACCATCTGTGGCTCCTCGGGGACTATCTCggaaaaaacaaatgtcatCTAGGCACTTTTTAGAAATGAAAAATCACCCCCAAGCAGAAAGGCTGCTAAATTTATGCCGCTGTTGAGGGTTTACTGTAAACTCCGCCATCCTGCTCCACTCGCTATAACAATCTTTCCCTCTCATTCCTGACTCGCTAATCACTCTGCATTGATGTTTTTAAGGTTCATTAAAAGGTCATCTAAAAGTTTCCCTTGATAGCTATGGTGTCAAACTGTCGGCTCaagggccagatctggcccgccacacacatttttgtggccctcgaaagtaaatcatgtcgattcatgcaaatttaaaaaaaataaaatttaatgccCTTTCTGCAGTCTGAAAATTGGACATAATTTCACGATTTGTTTCCTTATTTAATAATATAATCaactttaaatgaaataaaaatgtactatTTCAATATCTATCTGTGTgggtatatgtgtatgtatgtatatatatatgtatatatatgtatgtatgtatatgtgtatatatacatatatatattcatatatatacacacagatatatacatatatatatgtatacatttatatatatataatttagatTTATATCATGTATTATTTACAACCCAAAATTAAATTTccctcattttgttttaaataaaaacttgttaaatgaagaatttaaaaaggcaaataaataaatagttattAAGGGagtgtttacatttttctctttttagatagaaaaaaggacatttaataaaatatcttttaaaaGAATTGATTGTTCCccttcaaacaaacaaataaaataaaaatgaaaaataaattagatAAATGTGAGACTACTTGAATACTCGTCGATTTATCTGATAATTAATTCGTTGTCCACAAGTCAATTAATCATGGCAGTCTGCTTTTCACCACCTTACATGGCAATATAGTAAGTCCAAtgcatttcaactgggaggagtAGCTCTGAAAAAAACCCCTCTGTTCTCTTTTCCAACTCTTCATCCTATTGAATACATCTCGGATTTCTTTTTTGTATGAAAGTGTAAGCGCAGTATTTTAATGTTGCTCTTAACTTTGAGCCAAAAATTCCTTTTCAACTGTCGACGTGCTTTTGGAAGCGATGCTCTTGATCATCTCACCAGCAAGCGTCATTAACCTTAATGTGGCTCGGCTTCCATCTAGCGGCAACTGCATCACACATTTTAAAGAATGAACCCTTTCAAAGCTCACCTTCTCCTCATCTATTCCCATTTGAATTTAGGAAGGCAAGAAGAAATTTGATAAGGAGACGGAAAAGTATTACTCCACACTCGAGAGGCACCTCAATCTGTCGTCCAAAAAGAAAGAAGCTTATCTTCAAGAGGTAAAACCCAAACAAACGCCAGCTTTGTCTGTCATTTCAAGACAAATAAAGCTCGGACTGACCTTTGTTTGAAACCCCCACcgttcttttgttttctttttctttttttgcttgttcCCAGGCCGACACACAGATTGATAAAGAGCGGCAGCTTTTCTACGACGCGTCCCTCGAGTATGTTTTCAAAATACAAGAAGTGCAAGAAAAGAAGAAGTTTGAGTTTGTGGAGCCGGTCAGTTAAAATTAGCTACAACTCAACACaaagtaatatttaaaaaaataattgccataACTATTGCTGCACAATTAATCAATTTAAATCCAGTAATTATGTGAAAGAACAGCTCCATATTGAATTTTCCCACTTGGATCAATAGTTTGGAGTCTCTTTATAATGGTTTGTATTGAAacaaaacacatgaatatatatataaagactgaTTTAATCGAATTCATCGATTACTTTAATAGCTGCAGCCCTAACCATAACATACAAAAGCTGCTCAACTGTGGGAGAATTTGGAACAATAAGGTCACATGACCTTATTTCCAACTTTTCCAATTTGAGCGTATCGTATTTTGGGGGCCGAAAGTGCCATTTTTGGTAGggcgatttttttatttgatcacaaaccaagaacaaacatgttaaagtaacaatactaAAATGGAGATCAACAGCCAAAATAGGCCTTTTTTAACATAGCCATTTTTCAGAAaatattaagcaaaaaaaaagagtataaaagacaaaaaaatgccatggttGAGTAATGGCCCATCCAAACTCTGAAAaaaagtgcaccttatagtccggaaaatacagtatatatttgtCAATGATATGATTTGAATGAACTTTATTTCCCCCACAGCTCGTGGCTTTTCTGCAGGGCTTGTTTACCTTCTACCATGAGGGGTACGAGCTGGCTCACGAGTTTGAGCCGTACAAGCAGCAGCTCCAGTTCAACCTCCAAAACGTAAGTTTTGACTCGCATACTCTGAATGATCATCACGTTTCTCTCTTGATGGTTCTAAAAAGAAGACGTTTTTCTGCTTAAACCAACAATTACCAAGTAATCCAGTAGTAACAAATCGGTTTGCAACAATATCTCGAGGGATTCATTGACCTGCCATGAAAACAAATAGATCGAAATGCAAAAAATGCTTcccttttattttcaaaattatgGTTTTCATTCGGACTAAGTGACATGGGAGAAAGAAAAACTTGTTAGATCGATAAACCATGTCATATTTAATCGACCATATCTATCTGCAAACTGCATACTGCtgaaaatactgatgaaaatagacgtccaatccaatttgaaggATTTGGTTTGGATGTCAATAGTAGCCAACAacttaatataatatataataactcaCTCACTGCCACTAAGTTTGATTAATTCCAACTGGGAGGCCTGGCGTTAAACCGTCATATTCTAcccggcgacagacgtccaatccaattccagCAATACCCGCCAGCCCTCTcggtcaaaacagattggacatttatcgccttcaatagcagccaactgcttaatacttaaaaaaaataaacaaatacaaaccTGATCTTTTTCAGCCGATATTAAtcatctaaaacaggggtgtcaaactaattttttgtcgcgggccacatggtagtttcgattacatccggagggccattatgtcttccaactaggctgccaaaattaattgattaataaattgacagctttctcgatcgtgctaatcgatagatcatttttggacattcaaatgagtacaaatgtttgcaattattgatttaaaatgaggaaacacaggaaataatctaaaatcttcatttaaatttcatcataaaacagaaagttggcactcatcattcacttactcgggccacacaaaatgatgcggcgggccagatttggcccccgggccaccactttgacacatgtgatctaaaaaatgaccaatttCCAATCACATGATCGACTCGGGGGCGTCCCGAGTAGAGACTGACACtccaagaccaaaaaaaaggaatgacaaGCAATAAGCGAAGGGGCCAAATGAGTGAGCACTTACTCGTCTTAACCTCGTCATTTGTTACCGTAAATGTCACACTTCTTGACATTTTCAACAAATGCGTTTTCTTAATGCCAAATGGGCGGAAAAGGTTGAAAAACAACCGTTGGACTTCAGAATTCGCTGGCTTGCTCAGAACGGCTTCCTAATCCGTGGAAGCCTCGCGTAAGCGATTAAATAGCCACTTTTTTACCCGAACACGTCTCCTTTTAATGTGTCCCACCctaatcataaaaaaagatgGGTTAACGGTCAAAGAACAGCAAGCTGTGTCGGACAGCCCCAGGGCTCCTAAAAATCGGCCTGACGCAGCAGCCGCGCCGCTGACATTTTCCACCGGTTTTCTACGCCCCGCGAGGCTGAGGGCTCGCGTAGCACTTGCAAGGCTGCATCAGCATCTCGCCGCTCGCACGCCATGACACACTGCAGTACTGCAAATGAGGAGAAAATTCCCATCTTTCCTCGATTGCAGTGTTTCCTTTTCTGCTTTGCATTCACGGCAGTGGCGTTGGGAATCGTTCCCACCAACAATTATTTTGTGATGTGACTCTTGGGGCTTTCTGTTTATGAtttgtcaaaacaaacaaatatgaaTCCGTTGAGGGCTTTatgcaggcttttttttttcaaaaatcagaGAATACTTCTATTATTAAAGGTCTTAAAGCAGTCCAATCTCCAAGCGATTTATTaaaatagttattttatttgtcaataaagtagtcatttaaatattcaagccctaaattaaatttaaaaacagtACCTGTTGATTAGTTGATGATGATGTTGGTTAATGGTGGCAGCTCTAATATACACACATgacctcattttattattcatcGATATATTGATTAATCGTGGAAGCCCTAATTTGTACATCTGCATATGTATTAATAATTCTGGTATTTGCCAATTCATGTGTAATAATCCATGAGTCGATTAATCACGACAGCACTAATATCATATCCATAAATATTATTAAATTAATTCTTACTTAATTTGACAATTGGTCAATAAATAGTTCTGGATAGATcatttttttacactcatcCAATTGTTCTAATATTATTGTCAATTAAGTTGAAAGTTGATTACTTTTCAATCACTTGATTAATCATAGCAGCCCTAATTTAGACATAAATACTCTTGGACTAATAATTctaatatttatataattatttgattgccaatgttttattgaTTAATCAATTAACTATGCCAGCCCTAATTTTCATATGTGCACGTCCATCAATAAAATACTAATATCATTTGATAACCAATTAGTCAATTAATTAAGACAGCCCTAATATCATGAACACATTAATTGTTGAATTGATTAATTCTGGCATGCCCAATTTAGACGCATACTTTAATATTATACTGCTAATAGTTTTCTAATTTAATCGATTGATTGGTGCCAGCCATTATCAATGTAATAACAAGCAGAATGTGCAATTTTGATGAGGAACTTTCAGAAACCTCAACTGTAATCATGTTGAAATTATtgcaacagtgttttttttttttctccacgcaGACGCGCAACAATTTCGTTAGCACCAAACAGGAAGTGGAGAAGCTCATGAAAAGAATCAGGTCGGCAGACCAGGACTACAAAGCTCCAGGCCCGTGGAGCATGGAGGGATTTCTCTACGTACAGGAGAAACGTGAGTTGTAATCCCCGAGGTAGTAATTCATTCAGTGCCGTGGGCGATTGTAGAAACAAATTAATGAGAAATTACATTGAAATATTTGTTGGAATGTCACTCTTTAGGTCCACTTGGCTGCACATGGGCTAGACATTATTGCACGTATGAAAAGACCAGCAAGACTTTAACAATGAGCAACAATGACAACAAGTCAGACAAAAAACAGGTCATTTTcagccgccatttttttttcaaatgctcGTTCGTTAGATCTTTGTTTAGTTTGATTTGTTTGGCTGATTTGATCACATTTCAGAATGGCGTTGTTTCGAGCCAACGCGAGATGTTCAAGCTCAAGTCCTGCATTCGGAGGAAAACCGACTCCATCGACAAGCGCTTTTGCTTCGATATCCAAGTGGTGGAAAGGTCGGTCATATTTTGTGGgaattctgttaaaaaaaatgacacatttagtCAAGATTGTAGCGATTTTGTGCGTTTCCCGCCAGAGATTGAACCTCATTTGGCACCCATGAACAtcctttcttctttttaagCATAGCATAGAATCTGGGCCGAGACCCCCTCCACCCCCTTCTCCGTAACTCTTTGTCGCGTAATAAAGTAATCCCTCGCAATTCACGATGGATTCGGATCAAGTCCTGCCGGGCATATTAAGATAATCACATTACAGAAGTTTTGATTAATACTCTTCTTTTTGGACGCAGATAGGATTTTGGTTCCCATCGCAaagcctaagcagccaaattttaacattttggacCTCTGTGACCTCTTACCTTTATTACCCCAAATTGTAATCATGTCTTCTGTTTCACATTACAACCGTATCCCCATTTTATGAAATGAATTCTtcccagaagtggttttgtaatgTGATATTCGTTAGTTGGGTCTTTCATCAGCTTATGTTTGACTGTACAAATATATCCGGAAAATTTCATAACAATCCCattcttcatttttaaattactgtattttcacgactataaggcgcacttaaaagtcccaaattttctccaaaatagacagggcgccttataatccagtgtgtttcatatatggaaaaaaaattaaaattagggtgcgccttataatgcggtgcgccttatagtcgtgaaaatacggtattacaaAATTCCATCTCTGACctctttgacctttgacctcattactCCAAATTGGAATCACCTATTCTGTTTCATATGACAAACATAATTTGCAGATTTCATAATCTCTCTACATGCAGAATTGAATCGCCCGTAAAGGTGAAAACTAATATCTCTCAAAAATGAACCTATTAGCTGCAAGATTGttcatttttcaatcattttttgagTATTCCTGTAATCTAAACCGTTCCAGgtctttttcttcttgtgtTCTCATCTCCACGTAGAAACGGCGTCTGCCGCGGAACACTTTTCAGGCCGCTCCGGTTGTTCTATAAAGTCCGGTACGTGAGCGGACCCTCGTGGCATGTACGCGTGTGCGTGCTTTTTTGCAGTGATTCTCGCTTTTTTCTTCACTTGCCCTGTTTCTTGCCTCgctggggcaaaaaaaaatgcttttttttgcttttgcttttgcgcATTTGACGTGAAAATCAAATGTGTTTGTCACCCTTTAACTGGCACTCAAGTAAGCCATTGTTTGGCCTTACTATTTTTAAGCAACTGTTTGTGTgacaaaatgtcacttttttattGAGTGCTACTCATCGTTTAAGACGTTttgttttgatatattttaatcATGTATACTTTAGTGCTGAATGAGGTTAAATTGATATGAATGTACTTTTAAGTCTACTTTGATTGATTTTCAAAGGGCTCAAAATAGTCTTCGTGCCGGGATCGAATATTTGGATTCATAGTGTGCAAAttagtgtgttttttgtttgttttgtatttttttcatttgcgtAGGACTTGGTATTTGCGTTCATTTATGGCAATTGTCCTGACCCTTCTCGGCCACCGTAATGAAGCCACGCCTCTTAATTGTTGACCGTGAAAAATCAGGTGCATGTTGGGTGCGCAGAGGGGAATCACGCTGGTGTTTTGCAGCTTTGAATAAATCGAGTGTGAAATTCCATGCACCGCTGTAAACACCCCCGCGGCGATGGAATCACGTTGACACCAGTGTTTTGGGgcttatgttgttgtttttgtccccCAGGCATGGCGTGATGACGCTGCAGGCGCTGTCCGAGGCGAATAGGCGGCTGTGGCTGGAGGCCATGGATGGCAAGGAGCCGGTAAGGAACCTCGTCGGTATTCGTCAGCTATCCCGTTGGGGAGGGAGGGACCAACGGGGTTCGAATCGGCTGTAATACTTGCAACAATGGCTCTCTCTTGTGTCTGCCTTGAGAAATTACAACCTGCCTTCGATACTGTCAAGAAGTTTCAGAAGAAACATTGTAGTGGGAGAGTTGTTTGCGATAAGTGGGCCAtgtttattgtagatttgtgggTAAATAATGAGGTGATCAAAATAAGCATATTTCATAAACATgttttactttacttttacAATTATTTGTTCACAATCATTTCATCAACTAGTTGTTTAAGGAAAATGAGTTGCAATATGACAAAGGTTTACAGTTAAATTTTCCAATTAACCTTTTTTAAAGGGCTGAATCATTTTCTCACAGGGgtctttattggattggataactttattcatcccgtatttgggaaatttcgttgtcacagtagcaagagggtgaggatgcagatataggaaaggcattttagacataaataaatggaaataaaataaatagacgTAAAATTTATCCAGTAAATGATCGGTGGGCGGGCTGGATTGAAGACGCAGCTTTAAATTATAGACTCCCGGTTATAAAACATgcaaaattaatgttttttgttttgtttatttcatcTAGATTTACAACCTACCTACCATACTTAGTAAGAGAGAAGAGAGTAAGTGTGCCTTAAAGTCTCTCCCATCCTGAATTTTCTGATAGTAAAAGATAGATTCACACAGAATTTCTAGAATTGCCTATTTTTGATAAGAAATTCAAATATCTGTTTACCCGCAGCGTTCCTCAACGACGCTGGCTTCAACTTTGTGAGGAAATGCATCAACCTGGTGGAGAGCAGAGGTGACGCATGTTTCAAATTTGGCCACATTTTGGCTTCAAAGTGTCTCTTTTCCACGCTTAAGGGATCAATACCATGGGGCTCTACCGGATTGGTGGCGTCAACTCCAAAGTACAGAAGCTGATGGCCACCGTCTTTTGTtagtgttttttcattttttttggattatttttctcCCCCTGTAAGCATCAATGTCTTTccttttgactgttttttttttcctctggaaGCGTCCAAAGCCCCCGCCAACATGGACGTGGATCCTGACACATGGGACAACAAGACCATCACTAGCGGCTTGAAAAATTACCTCAGGTCGGCTTGCCCTCGCCCGTCGCCGTTCACAAAGCCGGGCCGCTGACTCACAAAtgagtgtatttatttattaattttattatattttcaaaatctCCAGATGTCTCTCTGAGCCGCTCATGACCTTCAAGCTGCATAAAGACTTCATTATGGCTGCCAGTAAGTTAGTCACTGCCACTCATGACCATTCAATCAAATGGATTCGACGTCCACAGCCGTCAATGGCCGACTAATCCGGAGAAATTAATATGACGCACAGTTAATTTAAGATGGACATGACGGCAATATCACAATTTTTCTTTCATAAACAGTTAAGAATATTCCCTAAAATTCCAATCATTACAGTGATCCACATTGTAGTATAGTTCAGGTTGTGGTTTCCATGGTAACCAGATGcgtttatacatttttatggatttttttcggGGGATTATTTAACATTCCCGCTTTTGCATTGGTTTTCTTTTCAGAATCAGATGACCAGAACTACCGAGTGTGCGCCGTCCACTCTTTGGTCCACAAGCTTCCAGATAAGAACAAGGAGATGCTGGAGATGCTCATTCAACATCTTGTCGTGTATGTACATTAATCTTATAAGGTtctattttttccaattttgcACGTCTTTCATTAATATTTGAAAGAAAGACTTGTTTACAATGACCCATAAAGCccataaagacaaaaaaaatcctaaatctGTTTTCAAGATTGAGGCTATTTATTCCGCTTTAAAACAAGAATattcaacagaaaaaaatgtgactgaaTCGTTTTCTATTTGATAATTCAACCGAAACAGCAGGTTTGGTCATTGGCGTTTTTGGCATTCATTTATAATTTGGTCAAAATGTGTTCTACTCATGAAAACAAGAGTCGATCTGACGTCGTCCTTTTCACCCCAAGTTATTGTAATAAAgtcaaatttagtttttttttttttatatatgtatttagggccctcacagtgggagatctgggtttaaatccaggtcggtccacgtgtatgaaatttgcattttcgccctgggcttgcgtgggttttctccaggtactccagtttcctcccacattccaaaaagctgcattgtatgctgattggacactctaaattgctcctaggtatgagtgtggatgattgtttgtccccttgtgccctgcgattggctggaataggctccagcaccccccgtgaccctagtgaggataaagcagttcagaaaatgagatgatatcaTTTCGACTTGAAAAATGACACGCGACGTGAAGGTTCTTGGCGTCAAAGAGCTCGGTGTTTTCCGTCCGCAGTGTTTCGGCGCAAAGTCAATCCAACATGATGAGCGTGGCCAACCTGGGCGTCATCTTCGGCCCCACGCTGATGCGCTCGCAAGAGGAGACGGTGGCCGCCATGATGAACATCAAGTTCCAGAACATTGTGACGGAAATTCTCATTGAGAATTTTAGCAAAGTAAGTCCTAATGAGTGGAATTTTAAATGCTAAAAGCGACGGGTAAGTGAGTTGTTCCGGGGTCTTGCGGCGTTTGCAGATTTTCCGCCAGCCTCCGGAGCACAACGTGCCGCCGCCACAGCCTCCCAGTCGGCCCGGTTCCCGCAGGAGCAGAGCCATTTGTCTGTCAAACGGCCCTCGGAAGCCCAGGAGCACCTACGCGCCCACGCTCTGCCTGGCGGATGCTGAAAGTGAGTACCAAGAGGAAACAAGTCCTTAAAGGGCcactttttttgtcctttattGGAATTTAAGGGCGGCGTGGTGTCCAAGTGGTTAGCCCATCCGCctaacagttctgagatcaacacagttttctgtttcttttgtattttattgtttgtGTTTATTAAAATTAGAGCATGTTTGATTTTCAtggtttacgttttttttttttaacttttgggGAATCTTCTCTCCGTTTCTAATCCgacttttacaattttttggTCAACATTGTTTCCATGTTATTTTCTTGTTagtcattttagttttttagttgatggttaactgtgaatggcagtgaaagagtggaAATGAAGGGTGTGATTTTAATGAGGGCTTGTCCCGCCTCAACTTTGATCCCTGCATAGGCGACCCATGCAGCAGCAGTCCTGGTAGCACCCCTTCGGGCAGCTTGGCGTCCTTGTCGTCGCACTCCTCAGAGCACGACGTCCCCCCGAAGCCGGCGCCCCTCATCCCCGCCGCCCCTGATCCGGGTTCCGGTCCCGACACCCCCACCGACACGGGATCAAAGGACGTCCTCCCTGCCGTGGCCCCCAAAAAGGCCCCGCACCGCCACTTCCTCCCACCCAGACCGCCCGATCTCACGGCCGCAACCTCGCTCAATTGTCTACTCGTGCCCGAAGGTAATCCGTAAAacgttgaaaatgacattttgtgtgCTATTCATCATTTTCCATCCCGTTTTCCCAGCAGGCCAAAGGAAATACTCCAAATCCACCCAAAATCTCTCCTCATTGGACCTCATCGATCACCTGAAGCCAGAGGAAAACCCGGAGCTTCCTCCAAAGCTTGTGATTCGCCGACgtggagcggcggcggcggctgtcAATGGATACCAAAGACCAGGCTCAGTGTAACTAACTCTATTTTATAAACATATATGATagtatttgtgtatgtgtttatttatatatatatatatatatatatatatatatatatatatatatatatatatatatatatatatatatatatatatatacgtgtatatgtatgtgtatatatatgtatatatgtgtgtgtatatatatatatatatatatatatatatgtatatatacatatacatgtgtatatatatgtatacatgtgtgtacatatacgtatacatgtgtgtacatatacgtatacatgtgtgtacatatacgtatacatgtgtgtacatatacgtatacatgtgtgtacatatacgtatacatgtgtgtatatatacgtatacatgtgtgtatatatacgtatacatgtgtgtatatatacgtatacatgtgtatatatacgtatacatgtgtgtgtatatatacgtatacatgtgtgtgtatatatacgtatacatgtgtgtatatatacatgtatacatgtgtgtatatatacatgtatacatgtatacatatgtatatatttatatatatacttatatagatAGAAATACATATCTAAATAGGGCTGACACAAATGATCAATTATCAAATGAACTGTATATTTCCAATGCACATTCCCAGCTAAAGTGTTCAACCAAGATGAATGTAACAATAAATAACACCATTTCTATAAGGGTAGATGAGTTGACTACCCAAAAATAATCAGCAGTTATTCAACTCTCCAAATTATCATTTGGTCTGCCATTGTCAGCACCACACGCCCGATCCATTTGAGCGGGTCTACATCTGCAGTACCGAAATAGGTAATGGCGTGCGCCACAACAGTGAGGACAATTAGGGTGGGCGCATTTCTGCTTCTGCCACTTGGCCACCTCGCCGGGGAGCGTGGAGAGGATTTATGCAACCTCGCCTGCTAGTGGGAGAGCTGCTCTTAATTCTCTAGGTTGATGTGACCCAGCCCTGACTGCACTCCTCCTCGTCTTGCttgacttgtgtgtgtgtatgtgtgtgtgtatgtgtgtgtgtttgtgtgtacagaGTTCAAAAACCGGGATCCAAATAAGCAAGAAAACTAATTAGAGGTCCAAAACTGATCATATGATCGGAGATTGCGTTATTTTCTGTACTGTAAAATTGGACTTCTTTTAACATTACGggattttcctttaaaaatgtccACTGATTTGTTGTTATGGTTTATCTTAAAAATGCGAAAAATTAAGTTATTTCCAGTCCTTAAAGCTCTTTTTATTAAATGTAATAAATTAAGATGTCCCAGATTCGATTGTCATTTTCAGCATCAAAATTGTTTTCACTAATATGGGTTTAATGTTGGatcattttgtttaaattgcggaaaaatacatttgattatgttatttttccttttttagtaCATTTCTGAGGTATCGGATTGGGACGCCACAAACTCAGGTGACAGGTCACAGACTCCCAGATTTTACAAGACGTGTTGACATAAAAAGCTATTTCCTTCGCTGTTATGACCGCGTTTCGACTTGAGTGGCATCTTGGCGTCACCTCGACTCCTGGGTCGCGGTGGCACGCGAGTTCGAGTGCGTCACGCCGACCACTCGTTTTTCAcctgaggaaggaaggaaacgtCCCGCATTGTGTCGTTCCGCCTTTCACTCTCGGGCCAAACAGTCAGGAATGTCGGCGGTTAAGTCGGCTTGCGTTCTTGGAAATCTAGCAGGAAAGGTCAAGGAGATATTTTCTcttgaatagattttttttccacgcagGGTGGCGGCCAGAGCGATGCTTTTCGAACACGGCGGCAACTGGCAGGCCAACGCGCTCGGCAGGTGAGCACCGCAACCGCGAGAATACGATAAAATGCGCAACTGATTTCTCGCACTTTCGACAGGGACGCCCAGGCCGTGTACTCGTGCGAGGCCGAGCACAGCCACGAACTGAGCTTCCCACAGGGGGCGCACTTCACTAATGGTGAGTATACTGTGAAATATCATGGTTAAGCACCAAGTGTCGTCTTGACCAAAGTATTCAAGATTTACTTGGGGCAAAAGTTAGGattatttgttttctctttCTTACGCATTGACCATGTTCACACACAGCAAAAAGCGGGAGATATGAAGTGTAGTGAACAAACCCCGAAAACGGGGTGTccaaattccacaaaggg of the Stigmatopora argus isolate UIUO_Sarg chromosome 10, RoL_Sarg_1.0, whole genome shotgun sequence genome contains:
- the arhgap42b gene encoding rho GTPase-activating protein 42 isoform X1, which encodes MGLPTLEFSDAFLDGPDFRERLKCHEIELERTNKFIKELIKDGNLLIGALRNLSAAVQKFSQSLQEFQFECLGDAETDDEVNIAQSFKEFSKLLNTVEEERRRLIQNADDVLITPLEKFRKEQIGVAKEGKKKFDKETEKYYSTLERHLNLSSKKKEAYLQEADTQIDKERQLFYDASLEYVFKIQEVQEKKKFEFVEPLVAFLQGLFTFYHEGYELAHEFEPYKQQLQFNLQNTRNNFVSTKQEVEKLMKRIRSADQDYKAPGPWSMEGFLYVQEKRPLGCTWARHYCTYEKTSKTLTMSNNDNKSDKKQNGVVSSQREMFKLKSCIRRKTDSIDKRFCFDIQVVERNGVCRGTLFRPLRLFYKVRHGVMTLQALSEANRRLWLEAMDGKEPIYNLPTILSKREETFLNDAGFNFVRKCINLVESRGINTMGLYRIGGVNSKVQKLMATVFSSKAPANMDVDPDTWDNKTITSGLKNYLRCLSEPLMTFKLHKDFIMAAKSDDQNYRVCAVHSLVHKLPDKNKEMLEMLIQHLVVVSAQSQSNMMSVANLGVIFGPTLMRSQEETVAAMMNIKFQNIVTEILIENFSKIFRQPPEHNVPPPQPPSRPGSRRSRAICLSNGPRKPRSTYAPTLCLADAENPCIGDPCSSSPGSTPSGSLASLSSHSSEHDVPPKPAPLIPAAPDPGSGPDTPTDTGSKDVLPAVAPKKAPHRHFLPPRPPDLTAATSLNCLLVPEAGQRKYSKSTQNLSSLDLIDHLKPEENPELPPKLVIRRRGAAAAAVNGYQRPGSVVAARAMLFEHGGNWQANALGRDAQAVYSCEAEHSHELSFPQGAHFTNVYPSIEPGWLQATYQGKTGLIPENYVIYL
- the arhgap42b gene encoding rho GTPase-activating protein 42 isoform X2, giving the protein MGLPTLEFSDAFLDGPDFRERLKCHEIELERTNKFIKELIKDGNLLIGALRNLSAAVQKFSQSLQEFQFECLGDAETDDEVNIAQSFKEFSKLLNTVEEERRRLIQNADDVLITPLEKFRKEQIGVAKEGKKKFDKETEKYYSTLERHLNLSSKKKEAYLQEADTQIDKERQLFYDASLEYVFKIQEVQEKKKFEFVEPLVAFLQGLFTFYHEGYELAHEFEPYKQQLQFNLQNTRNNFVSTKQEVEKLMKRIRSADQDYKAPGPWSMEGFLYVQEKRPLGCTWARHYCTYEKTSKTLTMSNNDNKSDKKQNGVVSSQREMFKLKSCIRRKTDSIDKRFCFDIQVVERNGVCRGTLFRPLRLFYKVRHGVMTLQALSEANRRLWLEAMDGKEPIYNLPTILSKREETFLNDAGFNFVRKCINLVESRGINTMGLYRIGGVNSKVQKLMATVFSSKAPANMDVDPDTWDNKTITSGLKNYLRCLSEPLMTFKLHKDFIMAAKSDDQNYRVCAVHSLVHKLPDKNKEMLEMLIQHLVVVSAQSQSNMMSVANLGVIFGPTLMRSQEETVAAMMNIKFQNIVTEILIENFSKIFRQPPEHNVPPPQPPSRPGSRRSRAICLSNGPRKPRSTYAPTLCLADAENPCIGDPCSSSPGSTPSGSLASLSSHSSEHDVPPKPAPLIPAAPDPGSGPDTPTDTGSKDVLPAVAPKKAPHRHFLPPRPPDLTAATSLNCLLVPEGQRKYSKSTQNLSSLDLIDHLKPEENPELPPKLVIRRRGAAAAAVNGYQRPGSVVAARAMLFEHGGNWQANALGRDAQAVYSCEAEHSHELSFPQGAHFTNVYPSIEPGWLQATYQGKTGLIPENYVIYL